From the genome of Nicotiana tabacum cultivar K326 chromosome 17, ASM71507v2, whole genome shotgun sequence:
GCAGAGTTTATATACAATaataactaccagtcgagcattcagatggctacaTATGAGGCCTAGTATGGGTAGCGGTGTTGGTCTTCAGTGGTTTattttgagtcgggtgaggctaggccactgggtacagacttggttctggatgctttggaaaaggtcaaattgattcaagatcggcttCCCGCAGCccaatctaggcagaagagttatgcggatcaaagggttcacgatgttgcattcatggttgggaagcgagtcttgctccgagttttgcccatgaagggtgttatgaggttcgggaagaagggtaagttgagccctaggtatatcagaacttttgagattcttgagaggattggagaaaTGACCTACAAGCTTGCACTGCCACCTACTTTAGAtgtagttcatccagtattccatgtttccatgctccggaagtatcacaatGATCGGtctcatatgttagacttcagctcaatTCAGTTCGACAatgatttgtcttatgttgagaatCCGGTGGTCATCTTGGACCGACAGCTCCGGAAGTTGAGGTCACGAGATATTTctttagtgaaggttcaatggaggggtcatcttGTAGAGAAGGCGACCTGGGATACCAAGCACGACATGCATAGTAGTTATCCTCATCTGTTCAGTGcttcaggtatgtccttatgcacgttcgaggacgaacgtttgttttaagagggggagaatataacaaccagatcggtcattttgtgtatttgagccttgTTATCCCTTTTATTGCTTCACACTTGTGTGTTTATGCCTTTATGACTTTCAGGTTTAATTAGTTTCGTTCCGGGAGGCTTTGGGGTTG
Proteins encoded in this window:
- the LOC142171660 gene encoding uncharacterized protein LOC142171660, coding for MTYKLALPPTLDVVHPVFHVSMLRKYHNDRSHMLDFSSIQFDNDLSYVENPVVILDRQLRKLRSRDISLVKVQWRGHLVEKATWDTKHDMHSSYPHLFSASGLISFVPGGFGVDSDP